CGAAGCTCTGGCCGTGCCTTGCACTGATTCCAGGGCGATTGCCCAGGTTGGCACCATCTCTGCCAACGGTGACACTCGCATCGGTGAAATCATCGCCGAAGCGATGGAAAAAGTTGGCAAGGAAGGCGTCATCACTGTCGACGAAGGTCGTGGCTTTGAAGACGAGCTGGACGTTGTCGAAGGTATGCAGTTCGACCGCGGTTACCTGTCTCCGTACTTCGTGACCAACCATGACACCATGGCTGTCGAGCTGGAAGACCCGTTCATCCTGCTGGTCGACAAGAAGATCTCCAACATTCGCGAACTGCTCCCGACTCTGGAAGCTGTCGCCAAGGCTGGCAAGCCGCTGGTGATCATCGCTGAAGACATCGAAGGCGAAGCGCTGGCGACTCTGGTGGTCAACACCATGCGCGGCATCGTCAAGGTTGCTGCTGCCAAGGCACCGGGCTTCGGCGATCGCCGCAAGGCCATGCTGCAGGACATCGCAATCCTGACCAACGGCACCGTGATTTCCGAGGAAGTCGGCTTGAACCTCGAGCAGGCGACTCTGGACCACCTGGGTACCGCCAAGCGCGTCACCATGTCCAAGGAAAACACCACCATCATCGATGGTGCCGGCAACGATGGCGACATCGAAGCTCGCGTCAACCAGATCCGCGCTCAGATCGAGGAAACTTCCTCTGATTACGACCGCGAGAAGCTGCAGGAACGTGTTGCCAAGCTGGCTGGTGGCGTTGCCGTTATCCGTGTCGGCGCAGCTACCGAAATCGAGATGAAGGAGAAGAAGGCGCGTGTTGAAGACGCCCTGCACTCCACTCGTGCTGCGGTCGAAGAAGGCGTCGTGCCTGGCGGTGGTACTGCCCTGATCCGTGTTCTGACCAAGCTTGGCAGCCTCAAGGGTGCCAACGAGGACCAGACTCACGGCATCGCCATTGCCCTGCGCGCCATGGAAGCCCCGCTGCGTCAGATCGTGACCAACGCTGGCCAGGAAGCTTCCGTCATCGTCAACCGCATCAAGGACGGTGAAGGCAACTTCGGCTACAACGCCCAGACTGGCGAGTACGGCGACCTGTTCGAAATGGGTGTTCTCGACCCGGCCAAGGTAACTCGTTCAGCCCTGCAGTCCGCTGGCTCCGTTGCTGGCCTGCTGATCACCACCGAAGCTATGGTGGCTGACGATCCGGACGAGAAGGACGCTGCCCCTGATATGGGTGGTATGGGCGGCATGGGTGGTATGGGCGGCATGATGTAATCATCCCCCAGCCCCGAGCTGCGAAACCCCGCCGGGATTTTCCCGGCGGGGTTTTTGTTTGTGGGCCAGCTACGAGCTACGTTCAGTGTCTCGCTGCAGCCCGCAGATTCAAGCCTGGAGTTCGGGGTAAGAACGACTTGCTGCTCCCTGCAGCCAGTCTGCTGCTCGTAGCTCGTCGCTGACAAGGTTACAATGCCGGCCTTGTTTTCCCCGGTTACCGTATCCTTATGCTCTCCAATATTCGTGTTGTTCTGGTCCAGACCTTTCATCCCGGCAATATCGGCTCGACAGCCCGAGCAATGAAGACCATGGGATTATCGGACCTGGTGTTGGTCAATCCTCGCGCCTTTCCGGACGACGAGGCGACACGACTGGCCGCAGGCGCTACAGATCTGATCGAATCCGCACGGGTCGTTACCGCTCTCGAGGATGCCGTGAGTGACTGTGTTCGTGTGGTGGGTGCCAGCGCTCGCCTGAG
This Halomonas huangheensis DNA region includes the following protein-coding sequences:
- the groL gene encoding chaperonin GroEL (60 kDa chaperone family; promotes refolding of misfolded polypeptides especially under stressful conditions; forms two stacked rings of heptamers to form a barrel-shaped 14mer; ends can be capped by GroES; misfolded proteins enter the barrel where they are refolded when GroES binds) — encoded protein: MAAKQVKFSDDARKRMARGVDVLANAVKATLGPKGRNVVLEKSFGAPTVTKDGVSVAKEIELKDRFENMGAQMVKEVASKTSDVAGDGTTTATVLAQSIVNEGLKGVTAGMNPMDLKRGIDQAVTAAVKEIEALAVPCTDSRAIAQVGTISANGDTRIGEIIAEAMEKVGKEGVITVDEGRGFEDELDVVEGMQFDRGYLSPYFVTNHDTMAVELEDPFILLVDKKISNIRELLPTLEAVAKAGKPLVIIAEDIEGEALATLVVNTMRGIVKVAAAKAPGFGDRRKAMLQDIAILTNGTVISEEVGLNLEQATLDHLGTAKRVTMSKENTTIIDGAGNDGDIEARVNQIRAQIEETSSDYDREKLQERVAKLAGGVAVIRVGAATEIEMKEKKARVEDALHSTRAAVEEGVVPGGGTALIRVLTKLGSLKGANEDQTHGIAIALRAMEAPLRQIVTNAGQEASVIVNRIKDGEGNFGYNAQTGEYGDLFEMGVLDPAKVTRSALQSAGSVAGLLITTEAMVADDPDEKDAAPDMGGMGGMGGMGGMM